A region from the Aquipuribacter hungaricus genome encodes:
- the rpsH gene encoding 30S ribosomal protein S8, which translates to MTMTDPIADMLTRLRNANSAYHDDVSMPFSKLKASVADILKQEGYIAGWTVEEAEVGRTLTLNLKFGPSRERSIAGLRRVSKPGLRVYAKSTNLPKVLGGLGVAILSTSSGLLTDRQAAKKGVGGEVLAYVW; encoded by the coding sequence ATGACGATGACCGATCCGATCGCAGACATGCTCACGCGTCTGCGCAACGCCAACTCGGCGTACCACGACGACGTCTCCATGCCGTTCAGCAAGCTCAAGGCGAGCGTGGCCGACATCCTCAAGCAGGAGGGCTACATCGCCGGCTGGACCGTCGAGGAGGCCGAGGTGGGGCGCACCCTCACCCTGAACCTCAAGTTCGGCCCGTCCCGCGAGCGCTCGATCGCCGGCCTGCGCCGCGTGTCGAAGCCCGGCCTGCGCGTGTACGCCAAGTCGACCAACCTGCCCAAGGTCCTCGGTGGCCTCGGCGTCGCGATCCTGTCGACGTCGTCCGGGCTGCTGACCGACCGCCAGGCCGCCAAGAAGGGCGTGGGTGGGGAAGTCCTCGCCTACGTCTGGTGA